The nucleotide window AACGACCTTTACTcgtttataaaacgaaagttGATATTAGACAGTGGTTCTTAATAACCAGCACGCAACCCCTTACAGTCTGGATGTACAAGTATCGATTTTTTTCAACCTTTCAACAACTTGTTTTGTTGAGCAATTCTTCATAGAATTATTTGTTTTGAAGGGATATTCTGCTTCGTTTCGCGTCGAAAGATTTTACTCTCGACAATTTCCACGAATCTATTCATTTATGTAACACGACTGTGCAGTTGAAGTACAGAAAGACGATAAGGCAGAACGCACAGATACCCAGCGAACTTCACTGGAATCTTCAGAAATTCAAGGAATACTTaaagtatgaattttatatcgacTCTTAAAGAAACCTCGAGCAATTACTCGATTGTCTGCCGTTTCTTAGAAATACCGACCGAGAATCAGCATGGGAGGGACTCATTAAACCAGGTATCAAGCAAAATTTAATTGGCGCACTTCTGGCATCCCAAGAAAATATGGTCAATCGAAAAAACAGCTTTCAATTATACGGcgctgattttttaataatggATGACCTATCGGTCTGgttaatcgaaataaatacaaacCCACGATTGCATCCTCCGAGCAGTAGTGTCACCGAGGAACTTTATCCAGAAATAATAGAAGATACTATTAAAGGTAATTATTggatttgtattatataatttttacctTATGCGCTgcgaattaaacgaaatatgaTTATGTCCATTTTAAGTGGTTATAGATcgacgtaaaaataaaaaatctccTCGTGGTAAGTTCGAGTGCATCTTCAAACAACGCAGTCCATTTTATGGGAACGTTCTAGGAAAAGGAGCGAGCCTTGGAATTCGCGGCAAGGCACTACTTTCAACAGCAAATTCACCAAAaagacaataaaaaaaaaaaaatgtcagcttttcatgtaaaaaaatatccCAGTAGGATGACAAAGCACAATTGaataagatttaataaaaacttttattttacaagtaACAATGTTTTTAGGTATACAATCCTATATGAACAGATCTTTTTTCGTTATATCAATACATGTCTATACACAAATGCGCACAAGATATACTGGTCCAAGTCCAAGATATACACTGTTGCATTCATATGTTTTTATACGTACAAAATGATCCATTCAACATTGCATTTGTCTTTTCTTGTtccttattttaattttgattagaAAGAACGTGTTTATGTcagtttttctttatttttcgttgACAAAACTAATTCTATATTATGTTCTAAACGTATGCATACTTAATTACGATTCTCGATTTAATATACCAGAGAAACTATCTTTTCTGTTATTTCCCCGAAATAGCTTTGTGTATTATGTGTTACAAATGCACAATAGTTATCTATTTAcgtagaaaattcttttatgcACTTGCATTTAGTTACAAAATCTATTTGGTCGTACTCATAATGTGACCatctgaaaattttcaattgttatCGAGTTTAAAAACGCGAACGTTATAAATACGATTCTcgtttctttaatatatttaactgaaataaaattattctttgtaGAGTACAATTACGAAGAAACAACTATATATGAACTGCATTTGCAATTTGTAGAACACACCTAACTAGGCTAGACTACACCTTCGTCAAACAGACCGAGCATATCTGTACAgaatgtataccgttatagtgtagaaaaatttacgacaAATACGTGGATGAATACAAATTCTGCCTCTATTATATCCCCGCCATAAAAAGAAATCCTTCGTCTGTATTGACATCGGTGTAATCTCAAACAGGTAAAATCCCACCTGCATCGGGCTTCGAAATCTGGCAAgtatagaattaattattcaattctGATGTACGTATTATCatcataattaaataaaaaaattcaacgtcgcttgatttcgataattttcgcAAATACATTCGGAGCGAACTTTGGATCTTGTTGCtgcattatatatatgtacatatgtatgcgCAGCTTATGACGAATGTTCTTACGGAACATGAATAATTCCATAATCGACAAGATGTATAAATATCACATGTAAAACTGCACGAAATGAGACAGACTCACGTAACTGGCTTTAGCGTAAAGGACAATTTAGGCCTCGAGTTGTTCTTCCCGAGGATTTTCTTCTGTTCCTCTTTAACACGCTTTTCATGTTCTTTCCTcattctttgtctttcttcttccattaAACGTTGCTGTTCGACCATAGCCAATCTTTCCTCAGCCTATCAACGGGTACGTTCGTTTAAAATATCGGTCTACGAACGACCTAAACCACCAAAAACTTACCAGTTTCTTCTGTgcttcttctatttttctgtTGTTCTCCTCCATGATCCTCTCTAGTTCCTCACGCTTCTTCCGCTCTTCCTCCTACAACGACAATGGAATCTATTTACACGAAGCAATGATGGTGTTGTTCACCAGCTGTTGTTACACCATTCATATCCAAAAATCATAGTGCCGCTATGCCAACAGCCTAGTGTTATACATCCTAAGAACCATTGTTTTTTATATGGGAAAAATAGTCGGGaatatgtatgaaatttcGAGGTCAGGTTTTGAAGAATTAGGATGGCTTCTTGAGACAAAAGTAACGGAGGATGTATATAAACCCAGTTCCTTCGTTTGGATGAAATGAACTCCTCTTAGTTCCCAGTGAATGCTGTTTATTGACAGATTCCCCAGGTGGAAATACGACGACTTAGGATGCCACTTGAAAGTGAAAAAACGTGAATTATGATTCTGTATCAATTCACTGTGCATGCAAAAGAACGTACAGAAAATTGCAACTCTCCTTGCTTAAACGCGACATGTCGAGTAACTTTGTTAAGTGCAGGATAAAATCTAAATGCAGTAGgtgtaagaatattttattaagaagacgaacaaaaaaaagtttgaaaaaaaaaaaaaaataaagaaaatttcacaaaGAATAGTGATTATTGTTCATGTATCTTCGATAATGATTGATGTgcatttgaaaaaaaaagagatggaaaacgtattaaaaaaaatatttacgaacgAGTGGTGCCATCCGCCCCGACCTGTCGAAGAATGCGTTGTGTCCCAGGTACTAATATATAGCAAATCTAAAATAATCCCTAATATTGTCTTTCCGATATATAGTGTTTAAACAaagaatgataataataatatcggtataaaatgaattatgaatatataaattggATAATACCTGAATGAAGCTCACGCCAGCACGTAGGGGATGCCTTCTTCATCGACAATCACTCAGCAGTGAGTAAAAAACCGGCATCTTCTGTTGGTAGTCAGTAAGGAAGGTGACCTATATATTGCTAGGTCGTGCTTTGTTGCTATGGGATTCTAATTCTGCCCTTTAAGGTCTACCTCTCcctttctaattaaatttctccCAAACTTGTTCACATATTCAGTGCAAACTCAATGTGCAAAGCAATAAGGATAAAAGTATGGTCAACTTGTAATCAGGGTCGCTGTCCATTTGACCGGAACGTGCTGATTTTCCGGGGGTGAAAATAACCAATTGtgcatatacataaaaaacataGTAGAAGAAAACTCCTACTCGTATTTAAAGGAAAATGAAGATtcgtatttaaagaaatataagtaCTTAAAAACGAgcatgtaaatattattttatttaagtacTTAAAATCATTGCCAATTAGATCAAATAACAGGACCCCGTCTTGTAATTCATAGAATATTGGTTATACTAAATTAAAGCTGTTAGAAGAGCTTAGAATAGCAAAGTTACGGAATAgaataaatgtttctttttattatcattaaaatcTATTAGCAATTCTATCatttatttccattataaTATGCAAACCTCCTCAAAAAAGCATTTTATCAAGAATGGTAAAAAACTAGGTAtactaatttcaattttcagatATAGAAGTAATCATACAATATTATTCATCTTATGTTTTAAAAAGATTCTatgattattaaaagaaaaaatagaatattctcGTACGTGAGAAAAGATATCTATTAAAAAGGATGAGATCtaattctcaatttttatttctataaatgtaaGAATATCATTGTTGTACCGCcaaaataaagttaaaaacaattatgcaattatattcttaaagataaaatttgatgagatttttcataaaaaagttTGAACAACTTTTTAAATCTACTGTTTCACTGACAGCAAAAACTGTTCAGGGAAAAATATCACTTTCCTATAgtttcatagaaaaataactttatttcaaacttacgattctttttttctgctTAGTAAGTTACAAAGTTTGGGATCACTAACTTTAAGTAATTGGATGCTTCTTTCTCTACTCTTTAAGAGATTAAACGATGCGATTATGTGGACATTCAGACACGCGGATATAAACTAGATCAATAAGTAATTAGGTCTGCTAGATTGTCAGGTACAACGATTGTAAAAGTAGCGAGAAAAACGCATCTAGGGCATTCGAACGCAACTTCTTCAATAGTAGATACGACTGGCAATCGAAATATTGTGTGATGAAAGGTATTAATgttgtacaaatatataaatatatacatggtagaaatacaatattctgttcataaatattcgataCATGCGCCTATAATAGCAAAATTCTTTCCACAAAAGAAAGTATACATTCCCAACAACGCGACCTCAGTGGATGTTGGGAAGTCGAAGCAATGTggctttttaataataatttttctcataGTTATCAACCACAATGCTTCAAGCCCAAACGCTGTGATCGCGAAATAGAGGCATAATATAGCGCTACAATCACACATGTTAGTTTTATGATAGATATGTTCaattagtaatatttatataatttttggaaTGTCCAATtagaattttctaattcttttttacgtCAATACGCGCAAACATATAGTATCCTAACCTCTCTTTATAGTTttcaaaaacatttaaattaaattgcatCTTACCAGTCAagctattaaattataaaatacatttcctctattatatatttaattcatattataGTCCTGCATTACCAAAATATATCAtctatttatgtataaaaataatgcaaGGATAGAGCACCAGACTTATTTCCTATTGATCGAAACAGCGCTTGGGCTAACACTGGCCAATGTTTCTCTGGATTGGTCTTACCTCTCTTCGTTTTTCCTCCTCACGAAGCTTTGCTTGTCTCCATTCCATTTCCTCCATCATTTGACGTTCCATAGCCCTTTTAGCTTCTTCTACTCTCCTTTGTACTTCAGCTTCTATTTCCTCCTTACGCTTTTCTAGCTCTTCCTCCACCCTCTTCTGCACTAGTTCTTCTATTCGCTTTGCAGCTTCTTCTTCAACCATTTTTTGTTCAACTTCACGCTGCCTTCTGTAAGcacagaaatattttgttgttCTAATGCTACATGAGTAGCACACACTTTCCAAATATGTTTACTTCTTTgccaaatttaatttaacaatctataaatataaccgtataaaatgtatttatttgatttaatcaAATACAATGCACTTTAGTTAATaaagcataaaaatatatttaaaatactagtacataatattGTATGTGTAAattgtgtgtatgtatgttcatatttatgaaattctaaaatatataatatctattgAAATATCAGAGActtatgtatgtacatatatgacATAATTGACCCACCACCATGAGATAGTTATACAATCTTACCCAACTGCACTTGCGGTGAAGATTTTGTTcgataattctttctttttcctgacaacataattataaataaaaaaaacgtataccaataaaatcaaaatatataaaaaaaattcttttttattaattaagaattaagtaaaagcattaaaatttttttatattttatctattatacaaagactaaaaaatatagaaaaaaatggaatataatCCTTAGGTATAAGTACCTTAACATCAAGTGCatatggaaataataaaataatctaatatGTTATCctttataatatcataatattttgtttaaaacaaaaatattacagaTAACTATTGTTAGTCAAGGCATATTTATTAAGTAGAAGCAAGTAaatcaaacaaaataataatcaatctATAATAGTTAATTACCTTTGACGTTCCATTTCTGCCAGCCTCTCTACCTCATCCATTTTGCGATCCCTGTCTCTGTATGAACGTTTCTTATGACTGACAATGTGTACATCTTCTGAAGCATCTGAGCCTGAACTAGAGGATGCAGAATGGGATCGTTTCCTGTGTGCATAAATAAATGcgttcaaattttataaaaacagcAAGATAAATGGGCTTGAAACCCTTCTACTATATTGCaacatttattaatagaaTGTTGGTAACAACGTATTAAGATATATACAACGATAGAAGACATAAATCTTTAATCAGACGTAACATGTATTCGAGCCAAAGATTTCTTCTATCGAATGTGTGTATAACAAAATGGCGGAAAACTCAATAGAACGAAACGATTCCAATATGCATATATTCGataacaaagtaaaatatattacctTGATTTAGAACTACGTTCTTTCGGCTTGTCGGCGTACTTGTTGTTCGAGTGCTTCTCACGTGATTTTGAGCGTTTTCTCGAATGCTTACTTTTATGACGCCGTCTACTAGGAGATTTTGTCCTGGATCTAGAGCGGCCCATTTCAATAAGTTTTACTGTCTTTtccgaataattatttaaaaaactataaatataCTAATCACTAAGAATGTAGCTAGACATGAAAATAACCGAACACTACGCGAATACCGCAACAGAATAACAAATCAATCACTGCTAGCATGTACACCGCACGACTCACTTATACCGAAGCTCTGGTCGCCACGATTAACTTAGTTTTCAAGATGGAGTATAATATCGAAATAGATGCGCCTTCTTTTCGAGGAGCTCAAGACGAAATTTCAGACGTAAATCATAAAGTGAGCAATAGATAGTCAACTTAGTCTAGTGAGAATAGATAGTCCAGAAAACGAGAAAAGCGACTGAACATAATAgctttaacaaaattatatttgagtGTTATATGGGTGCACGCACGAGAAAgactatttaataaaaaaaattggtCCCCTTTATTTCTTACTCACAGCATTACGAACGAATGATCGAACTATCTCTGTATccgtttttcaattttcgtttTCAGCTTCTCCTCAAGTAGGCGCAATCTATCGGTATAACTACAATATAACTTTACGAAGTACATATAATCTCCGTCACAGATTTCTTCCAACTTTTaagtaatatgtattatattaaaatttattaaaatttatattaaatataatatattaaaattttaagtaatgTCTAAGTATAACTCATACAAACTATACTTCTTATACATTTTCACATCATTTTAACTTTCGTACTTACttatttatcgtttttatTACTCAACAAAATACTACAAAATACATATCTTAAATTCTAACATTCAAATTTTGCGCTAAAATTCAGTCGTATTCCGCCAATCAGAGTACACAACTAGGATtgtaatttctacaatttctaactataatttctcgtaatatatagaataaagtATGTACATAAATTTCCATGCGTGTGTCGTTTAGTTACAAGCAACCACAACCAGGGGAAGGGAGTGGTGTAACACAAAATACTTAAGATCGTTAAAAGGTTAAACTGAAAATGGGATAGCATGGTATAAGTATGACGTGCAGAAAGTGACCCAATGAAATGAACGATTCTAGAATGTGATTGGTTCGCGCCTGTTCCGAAATGCCGCGGCGTTCATTGGCAATGGCACCCGTTCACAGCTGTGTCGGTTGCGCGCGCATCTCATTCGGCTAGTTCCGCGACAGCAAAAATCAAGATGGCGCTCCTCTGTTTGCGGATAGTTCTGCGACGGATATAAATacgtgaaaaaaaaacagtgCAAGAAACGGTTACGAGTTATCGAATACATCGTGACGATTCGTATATCGGTATTATAGAGTGACAGTCGATTGGGTAACGCGTCGCAATAATTATAAAGCACGGTTAGCCGGGTAAGCCGCCTGCGGTATTTGGAAGATTGGCGGAAGGTGCTGTCGGTGCCCACCTGAGGAATGCCAGATTATCCTCGGTGCAGCAACTCGTTTGGCAGGGAGATGGTAATCGCGTGACGGATCGCGTGTAAGTCGATCGAAAGTGTTTTGGTAGGTGGTCCCCCGGAAAGGTGTACG belongs to Bombus pascuorum chromosome 10, iyBomPasc1.1, whole genome shotgun sequence and includes:
- the LOC132911466 gene encoding UPF0430 protein CG31712 isoform X4, which encodes MGRSRSRTKSPSRRRHKSKHSRKRSKSREKHSNNKYADKPKERSSKSRDRDRKMDEVERLAEMERQRRQREVEQKMVEEEAAKRIEELVQKRVEEELEKRKEEIEAEVQRRVEEAKRAMERQMMEEMEWRQAKLREEEKRREEEERKKREELERIMEENNRKIEEAQKKLAEERLAMVEQQRLMEEERQRMRKEHEKRVKEEQKKILGKNNSRPKLSFTLKPVT
- the LOC132911466 gene encoding UPF0430 protein CG31712 isoform X3, which encodes MGRSRSRTKSPSRRRHKSKHSRKRSKSREKHSNNKYADKPKERSSKSRDRDRKMDEVERLAEMERQRKKKELSNKIFTASAVGRQREVEQKMVEEEAAKRIEELVQKRVEEELEKRKEEIEAEVQRRVEEAKRAMERQMMEEMEWRQAKLREEEKRREEEERKKREELERIMEENNRKIEEAQKKLAEERLAMVEQQRLMEEERQRMRKEHEKRVKEEQKKILGKNNSRPKLSFTLKPVT
- the LOC132911464 gene encoding tubulin glycylase 3A-like: MGILKWFLFLASIAGPNAVWSQDGTVPIKAVLFALERCAEYISICAHEDIDGQSYKDISISNWNQFLSWYERLLHKREILEKNDGIDIEELLRFTANMIKEMIECRPQSQIDGMRNVWILKPGDKSLGKGIILKNSLQDILTKINQAAKECMQYVVQKYIERPLLVYKTKVDIRQWFLITSTQPLTVWMYKDILLRFASKDFTLDNFHESIHLCNTTVQLKYRKTIRQNAQIPSELHWNLQKFKEYLKNTDRESAWEGLIKPGIKQNLIGALLASQENMVNRKNSFQLYGADFLIMDDLSVWLIEINTNPRLHPPSSSVTEELYPEIIEDTIKVVIDRRKNKKSPRGKFECIFKQRSPFYGNVLGKGASLGIRGKALLSTANSPKRQ
- the LOC132911466 gene encoding UPF0430 protein CG31712 isoform X2, with amino-acid sequence MGRSRSRTKSPSRRRHKSKHSRKRSKSREKHSNNKYADKPKERSSKSRKRSHSASSSSGSDASEDVHIVSHKKRSYRDRDRKMDEVERLAEMERQRRQREVEQKMVEEEAAKRIEELVQKRVEEELEKRKEEIEAEVQRRVEEAKRAMERQMMEEMEWRQAKLREEEKRREEEERKKREELERIMEENNRKIEEAQKKLAEERLAMVEQQRLMEEERQRMRKEHEKRVKEEQKKILGKNNSRPKLSFTLKPVT
- the LOC132911466 gene encoding UPF0430 protein CG31712 isoform X1, which produces MGRSRSRTKSPSRRRHKSKHSRKRSKSREKHSNNKYADKPKERSSKSRKRSHSASSSSGSDASEDVHIVSHKKRSYRDRDRKMDEVERLAEMERQRKKKELSNKIFTASAVGRQREVEQKMVEEEAAKRIEELVQKRVEEELEKRKEEIEAEVQRRVEEAKRAMERQMMEEMEWRQAKLREEEKRREEEERKKREELERIMEENNRKIEEAQKKLAEERLAMVEQQRLMEEERQRMRKEHEKRVKEEQKKILGKNNSRPKLSFTLKPVT